The region catggggtcccaaagagttggacacgactgagcacgcacactgTGAGTTAGGAGATAAGAATGGAGAAAAAGTTTAAATGTGAGTTCAGTTTAAGTGCCAGACTTGTCCTTTCTTTTTTATGCTGTGAGAATTATCAAAGGTTCTTTAGTAGGAGAGTACCTTAACAGGATATTGTTATAGAAAGATGGATAGCTCACAGGATCTCTAAAGGGAGAAAAGAGATCAACAACATTGGCCCAGTTTCCTTGGCCAAAAGCCTTTTCTGTATCATTCTTCTGGCAACAAATCATGTGCTGCCACCTGGTGACAGTTCAAATACCATTGTTCCACATTGCTATTGCAGCCCTGGCACCCTTACAAACCTGTCTTCCACAGACATTGATAAATAAACAGAGCACTGGTAGCAAGTAGATTAAATAATATCATTATGCCAGATGTATCACCTCCCCACTGAAAGATGTAAAACACAGGGTTTCCTTGCCTGCTTCAGTAGGAAGATGAGCCTTGATGGGAAGGTTTGGGGGGTTTTGAACAGCTTATATTTGACCCAGGTCTGATTTTTGTCATTCCACTCTCATTAATCTCCCTAATGCTGAAGGGAAAGAAACCCTGAGGATTGCCTTATAGCTATTCAGGTGTCAGAGGCCCACTCTTCATGACTTGTCTGCTAGTTAACTCAGGGCCTTGAATATACCCCATAACAGGAGATagttcctgccctcctcacctcAGCCTTTTATTATGCTTTTATTTCAGATAACTGTCTCCTCTTCCTAGCTAGATTGAGCTAAGAGCTGGGAGTCCACTGcacacttttgttgttgttcagtagctaagtcttgtctgactctgcaacaccatggactgcagcacaccaggcttccctgtccttcaccatcacctggagtttgctcaaacacatgtccattgagtcagggatgccatccaaacatctcatcctttgtcgccctcttctcctgccttcagtttttcccaacatcagggtcttttccaatgagttggctcttcacatcaggtggccaaagtattggagcttcagtttcagcatccgtTTCTGCCCTGCTCACCCCCAGCCTTTTATTGTGCTTTTATTTCAGGTAACTGTCTCCTCTTCCCAGCTAGATTGAGCTAAGAGCTGGGAGTCCACTGCACATCTTAGCTCAGGACAAATACATACCAGGACTGGTATGCATTAAGTTCAAGAAACATCATCCACTTGTgttaagcaactatactccactaaaaattaatttaaacaaaggaatgcctttgagtcagttctaatgaggtggatgaacctagaacctattatacagagtgaagtaagtcagaaagagaaagataaatatcatattctaacacatatatatggaatctagaaaaatgatacttaagtatttacttacagggcataaatggagaaacagacatagagaatagacttggggagagggaaggagagggcaggctgtatggaaagagtaacatggaaacttacattaccatagtAAAGAcaacgggaatttgctatatggctaaGAAAACTCAAACgggctctgcatcaacctagaggggtggaatggggagggagatgggagggaagttcaacaAGGAGGGactatatgtatacttacggctgattcatgttgaggtttgacagaaaacaacaaaattctgtaaagcaattatccttcaataaaaaataaattataaatgttacaaaaaagttttaaaaataagaaaaatgcactTAGTggataaataacattattttggCTATGTTTAGCAGAGGAAGAGACTTCATGAGACCTCAGTGAGATGCTACTACTTCTAGGGAAATCTTGGAATGCACTGTCCAGAATACAAAGCCCAGGTAAGGAAAAAGTAAAGCTTCCCTTTCCTGCCTAGGAAGACATCCTTTCCAGAGAGCATCCAAGCGGAGGAAGGATCAGAACCAATAgctaaaaagcattttttaatataacaggAAATATCAGAGTATCTAACTCCTAGTAAGTACTGAATCATAATATTTGTTTCGGTTAATAAATACAGACATGTATATTTACTAGGCTACAATTCAGTCTAAACTATTTTTTTACTAGAGGTCCCAGTCAAAAAATCCTGAAAGCCACTGGATTAAAGGTTGAGGCTGAAAGAACGACCAAAGGGGAAACTGCTACAGAATCACAGCCTGCGCTGCTGAGGATGAAGGGATATAAAGGGGCCAGAGAGAGCCTCAAGAGGCGgaagctgaaggaaaaaaaaaaaaaaaaagaggactccTATTGCCCAGGTCAAGGGCCCACCAGAATGTCTTGTCCTCCTCTGCATCCCCACAACAGTACTGCCCCAAGCACTGGCCTACCTCATTCTACCCACCAGACTGGGAGATTCCATCTCCTTCTGTAAGGCTCGGAGAACAGCACTCTGAAAAGGACAttcagggacagcctctagtggactgacaaagtttattatccaGCTGTGTAGTTTTATGGTCTCAGGGAACAGAGCATAAAGCAGACTTGCACGTAGCCTTTCTCCATAAACTTCAAagcattcaagcataaaatacagttcccacTGCCCAAGACATAACATAGCTTTGGCGaaactctaaagggagtcttatcatgaaacaacagtccttgctcccagaaacaggtggtcagaaggaagcctcTGAATGCTTCAAGGCCAGGCGTATGACCCTTCGTCATCCGTTCCCAGCCTTGGGCACTCAGTGAACGTtcataaccctttgttatgctcattccagcttccaaccttcgtcatgagtggagcaaatacattttcagtatttgcttaaagccttccagctcctccacatcCTTCCAATTTCCACTGAGCACAGGGTCTGTACTCAGAAGATACAATCATAAATGCCCATGAACTTGGATTTCAGAGAGGTGGCAGGAAGCAGTCAAGTAAACAGGAGGAAGACAAGGTACAGCTGAGCCTATCCTATGTGGGTGCTGATTCACAAACacaagttcagtttagtcgctcagtcgtgtccgactctttgcgaccccatgaatcacagcacaccaggcctccctgtccatcaccaactcccggagttcactcaaactcatgtccatcaagtcggtgatgccatccagccatctcatcctctgtcatccccttctcctcctgcccccaatccctcccagcatcagggtcttttccaatgagtcagctcttcacatgagacggccaaagtgttggagtttcagcttcagcatcagtccttccaatgaacacccaggactgatctcctttaggatggactggttggatctccttgcagtccaagggactctcaagagtcttctccaacaccacagttcaaaagcatcaattttttggtgctcagccttcttcacagtccaactctcacattcatacatgaccactggaaaaaccatagccttgactagatggacatttgttggcaaattaatgtctctgctttttaatatgctgtctagcttggtcataactttccttccaaggagtaagcatctttaaatttcatggctgcaatcaccatctgcagtgatcttggagcccaaaaaaataaagtctgacactgtttccccatctatttgccatgaagtgatggaaccagatgccatgatcttagttttctgaatgttgagctttaagccaactttttcactctcctctttcactttcatcaagaggctctttagttcctcttcactttctgccataagggtggtgtcatctcagGGAGGGTTAAACCATTTTATTGCAATTGTCAGACAGGGATGGACAGGCAGTGACAAGCCTCAGTAGGGAGGTCAAACAGCAACTAGATCaagaggggaggggcaggcaaCTCAGAAACAGGACCTTGGAGGGGAAGGTGAGCAAAGAAGACTTCATCCTACTACATTACAAGTCCTTACAGGTCACTTAGGAGTATCTTGGGGCCCTTAAAGAATAGGTCCTCTTGCTCAAGGCTCTGGGCCTGGAGCTGAAAGCTGCTGGGCTCCGGGTTAGAAAGGGTATGCCTCTGGAGATCtatgaggagaaaaaggaaaaaaagaacaaatcatcAGCAAGCACTGTGTTACACACGGACCTAGACTTGGGCCCTGTTGGGGAGGGGCATACAGGCATGATGGGATAAGGAGCGACAGAGGTTGATGGATTTccaaagaaagaggcagagaccCCATTCTATCCAGTGTCAAACAATTAGGCAGCTGGCATCCAGGCACCACTCAGATTCAGCCTCCTGCCTTACCCTCACCTAGCTTCCTTAAAAGTTCCCAGCTACTGTTACTGTCCAGAAGCCTGACTTCAGAGCTAGATGAAGAAAGCGACATGGCGAAGGTAGGCAGTCTGGGCAGCTTAGATTGAAGGACATGAACGGAAGTCCTGCAAAGGGGAAACAATCAGAGGTAGACATGGTGACAGTGGGTTAAAGGGGCCCTCCCAGCACAGACCTGACCTGTCCCTGAGGCTAGGATTCCAGTCTCTTCCCCCTTTATCCTCTAAATACAGAGATACCTCAGAGACACTGtgtcaaataaagaaaatgtgcagTACTGCCCATATAGGCTATAACCCCCTACCATACCTTCCGTACCAGCTCATGTCAAATCTGAGATAGCTGCACTTTGGTCCCCAATGCCTGGCCTCTGTGAGCCAAATCCTTTCCACAGCCATAAGCACCCACATCCCCTCACCTGAGGAGGTCATGCTCCTGCCGGGCATCTTGGACCTCTGTTCTGACAGCCTCCAGGGTGTGACCTTTGCCATCCTGGCCACTTTGCAGCTGATCCAACATCTGCCATACCATAGGGTCAGGTAGAACCAAACCTCTACCTCTCCAGGAGGAGCACCTGCCTCCCCATGATTAGCCTCTTGAGCCCACTTGGAGCCCTCATGCGGACAAAGATAGTTTCTTGTGTCCTTTAGCAGAGGGCTTGGGAAGAAGAGCTTTGGAGGGAGGTGGAGTCAGCACAAGGAAGAGATGGAAACAGATAGGAGTAGGAGAGGGTATCCTGGCCTGCCCGCAAATCAGGATAGATAGAGAAAGGAAGGGGCCTCCAAAGGGAGAGATGAACAGATAGGTCTGATCCTGGTCCTACCTTCCAGCTGCAGGCCTGAGCTTGCCGCCTCTCAGTTATCTGTTTCAGTAGCAGCTCCTGGTGCTGGCCTGCAGATGAGAGAAAATGTGAGGGAACGTCTCcaacttccttccttccccttccctgcCTTGCGCCCAGCCTGGCACTGAAAACAGACAGATACATTCTGGTCCAGCTACTGGGCAGTTTCCAAGCTGACTGGAGAGACACACTCACACCATATGAGAAAAGACAAAATACTTGGCCAGGTTTCTGGGTAGCTCAAGCTGTCAAAGGTATGGTCATTTATTAGGAAAGCAAGAAGGCTTTTCAGAAAAGGGAACAGGTGAATTCATACGCACCCTCAATCTTTTACTCACTCAGCTGGTCCCGTAGCAACTTTAGTTCCTCCCGAAGAATCTGGGACTCCTCGCACAGCAGTTGCCGCCTTCAGGGATAATAGCAATGTCATTCTAAAGCCAGTTAACAAGCCTAGAGGAGGCTACCAGAGTACCAGGAGTTCAGGGCTGAAGAAGGCAAGGTTTTGCCCATCACTTACTCATTCTGAAGCTCTTCGTGAAGGCCACTGGTGGCACTGCACTTCTGTGCTCCTGTCTGTATTTGGGCTCGGGCCTGTTCCTGCACTTGGCTTCGAAGGCCCTGCAGTTCCCTTCTCATCTCTTCCAGAAGTTGCTCCAGGAGAAGGACTCTTTGCTCTGGGCCGCCCTGCAGCAACCTTAGTGATGCTACAGTGAGACAAGTAGGGGATCAGCCCCCTAAGAACTTCACACACGAGCCTGTAGACTCCACTTGCAAATCAAGACACAAGTGCACAGACAACAGAAGAGCCACAAAATGTGCATACACATTTGAGGCTATGTATATGAAGAAAAGAACGATCAGATACCTTCCAGGGCAGAGATCTGGTACTTCTGCTGCTCTCGCTCTTCCAGCAGGCCCTGGACAGCCTGCCGTAGTGCTTCAGTCACCTACCCAGGCAGAAAAACCCCATGAGCTCCCCAAGCACTGGTAACCTCATCCCACACTCACACAAACCCCAAATATACACACCTCAGGAGTCCATGCCTCACCTGAGCCTGGGATCGAAGCTTGGATCGTAGAATAGTAACTTCATCCCAGAGAGAAGATGTACTGTGGGCCTCAGCCCAGTTTAGCCTCTCTGGAAATACAGGAGCCTCTAGAGCCCAAGCCTTTTGAGCTTGGATTCCTGACTGAGTAGGCAAATGATGAGGGGAAATCCAAGTCCCAGCCAGGTCTCCTGCtgagggaaaaaggaagagacgAGTGCAAAGCCCGTTAGGCGGAGGAGGGAACAgacgtttctttcttttttttttttttttcagatgtttcttcaggaaaagaaaaagttggtATTTGGAAGGAACAGTGGATAACACTGGAAAGAAAGGCTGAGGGACAATATTTACCCCCGGTAGAGACTCCAAGTGGATACAGCCGTtgctaaaaagaaacaaatgcacAGGCCAATGAGTTCTGTTTTGCAATCTATTAACCCACATCCCCTAAACAGGGGGCGGGGGACTCAGGCGCCCCCTCACCTTAATCCTGCTCACATTTCGGTCCGTAGCATTGAGAAGCGCGTCGAGCTGCTCAGACCAGCTCAGGCTCCTACTCATAGCCTGCGGCAGGGGTCTGGCTCCCTGGCGTCTTGTGCCCTTGCTCCCCACACTGTGGACACCAAAGACACAGCCCCGGGAAGACCACAACGTAAGCTCTAAAGAGGTGAGTGGAGGGATGCAATACTAAAGGTAAGGAAGCAATAATCAGACCAAAACTGAGCTTCTGGGACTAGTCGGGGGAGTGGCTTCCTTGCGGAACTAGGGGAAAAGCGGGATGCCCTGATAAACAGATATCAATTGGGAATTTAAGATGCTGAATCTTGGTTTAGACTCACAACTCTGGCGCCATAACACCGAAACTGTGCCAGCGACCACTACCGCCGCCCAGTTCAAACCTTATGGTAGGCCAGGACTGGCCTCTGCGGCGCCACTTGGGAAATTGAGTTCGCCTCTATTGGAGACAACCGGCGATGGAAGCTACCGAACTACGTTTCCCTGGAAGCAACACGCGCAATACAGTGCCCCCCTCACCGTGAAGCTTGCCGGAAAACCGAGTTTTTCTGCTTCTGTAGTTGATGCCTCTACGAACTGAATGAACTACGTGTCCCAGGATGCGTCGCGCAGAGACGACACAGTCCCGCAGCTGATCCCCGTAGCTCTAGGGAAATGGAGTCCAAGCTGTCTCAAAGCGTAAAGTCCCGAGTAACCTTGAGACTCCATTCCCCAGCAGGCTCAGTGTGTAACGTGCACTATGGAGCCGCTAGTCGCAGAGCTGAAGCAGAAGATTGAGGACACGTTGTGCCCTTTTGGCTTCGAAGTTTACCCCTTCCAGGTTGGTTTATCCCTGCTGCGGTGCTAGGGCGAAGCGTATGGATGGCGTCGGTGCCGCTGACCTGGGGCCCGTGAATTTTCTGATCTTTCTCGAGCTCCTCTGGCCGCGTGTCCGTTTGATTGTCCAGACAGGGCGCTTGGGCTAAATGGGTAGAGCAGCGTTGCAGGTGTGttcttttgttgttactgttcagtcgctcagtcgtgtccgactctgtgatcccatggactgccccACTGCCAGGTTTCGctgtccatcaacagctcccggagcttgctcaaactcatgtccattgagtcggtgatgccatccaaccatctcgtcctctgtcgtccccttctcctcctgccttcagtctttcccaacataagAGTCTTTgtaatgagtcatctcttttaCCCTCCTACAATGCTGTATTGATGAGTGGGAGACAATGTGATCCAGTAACCTTGTGGTTCTGTCACCTAGGTAATTTAGAGGAAGAAGGGGATCTGTGAAGCCAGAGTCACTTTGGAAGCTTCCTGAAGGAGTTTAGGAGAGGGCAAGGTCTGGGAATGTTTGTATGGCTCATGAGCAAAGGGCATTCTGGATGTTGAACAAGCAAACAGTTGGCTTGGTTGTTCAATCTACCTGTGAAAGGTTACATTCATGATGTTGCCAATCCATCAATGCTGGGCTGGGTTTAGAAACTGTACACTGGCCTGACACAGAAGTCTGGCATCAGGACCTACCCTTATTCACATAGGTCCATCTCCCCCCACATCCAATGCCGTCTGCACTGAGCCCTGTGCTTAGTGCAGGGCTAAATCAACTCAACCTGAGCCTTTTGCCTGATGCTTAAGAGGCCACCCTTTCCACTTCCCACTGAGTGGCATACAGCAATGCTGGAAGAGGATTATAGATGAAGAGGTAGTTGGGTCTAGCctcagagaggcttccctggaAAAAATGGAGTTGAGCTATATATGAAAAGATAGATTGGAAGGAAGGAGGGTCATGTATATCTCAAATATCAGAAATAGCTTGAGTAAAGGTATGGAGGTAATGTTGGATGGCAGGTGTGGGAGAGATTGGAGATGCCTGTCTGATATAATCAAGACGACCTTGGTAGTAGGAGCTGTGGTATTGAACAGTGTGCCATTTACAGCCCTGCCAGTCATCCTATGTTCCTACTTCTCTCACCTTCCCAGCGCCACATAGTCATCCACAGCGATCTTTAGGAATCTGTCTCCTAAATCGGTTTCCTAAATTCAACCTATctattgtatggatgtgagagttggactgtgaataaggctgagcgctgaagaatttatgcttttgaactgcggtgttggagaagactctttgagagtcccttggactgcaaggagatccaaccagtctattctgaaggagatcagccctgggatttctttggaaggaatgatgctaaagctgaagctccagtactttggccacctcacgcgaagagttgactcattggaaaagactttgatgctgggagggattgggggcaggaggagaaggggacgacagaggatgagatggctggatggcatcactgactcgatggacctgagtctgagtgaactccgggagtgggtgatggacaggaaggcccaGTGTGttgcgattcagggggtcgcaaagagtcggacatgactgagcgactgaactgaactgaactgaatgctctgGTTCAGCCCACTATTAGTCATTTGGATTTCTGCAGTAACTTCCTTGCTGTCACTTTGCCTCTGTTCCTTCCTCTACACTGCAGCCAGGTTGATCTAAAA is a window of Ovis aries strain OAR_USU_Benz2616 breed Rambouillet chromosome 1, ARS-UI_Ramb_v3.0, whole genome shotgun sequence DNA encoding:
- the CCDC163 gene encoding transmembrane protein CCDC163 isoform X11, which translates into the protein MAPEFVGSKGTRRQGARPLPQAMSRSLSWSEQLDALLNATDRNVSRIKQRLYPLGVSTGGDLAGTWISPHHLPTQSGIQAQKAWALEAPVFPERLNWAEAHSTSSLWDEVTILRSKLRSQAQVTEALRQAVQGLLEEREQQKYQISALEASLRLLQGGPEQRVLLLEQLLEEMRRELQGLRSQVQEQARAQIQTGAQKCSATSGLHEELQNERQLLCEESQILREELKLLRDQLSQHQELLLKQITERRQAQACSWKISRGIPFLTRSPAAFSSRPRALSKRTYSLRAPRYS
- the CCDC163 gene encoding transmembrane protein CCDC163 isoform X12; its protein translation is MSRSLSWSEQLDALLNATDRNVSRIKQRLYPLGVSTGGDLAGTWISPHHLPTQSGIQAQKAWALEAPVFPERLNWAEAHSTSSLWDEVTILRSKLRSQAQVTEALRQAVQGLLEEREQQKYQISALEASLRLLQGGPEQRVLLLEQLLEEMRRELQGLRSQVQEQARAQIQTGAQKCSATSGLHEELQNERQLLCEESQILREELKLLRDQLSQHQELLLKQITERRQAQACSWKMLDQLQSGQDGKGHTLEAVRTEVQDARQEHDLLRSPEAYPF
- the CCDC163 gene encoding transmembrane protein CCDC163 isoform X4, producing MAPEFVGSKGTRRQGARPLPQAMSRSLSWSEQLDALLNATDRNVSRIKQRLYPLGVSTGGDLAGTWISPHHLPTQSGIQAQKAWALEAPVFPERLNWAEAHSTSSLWDEVTILRSKLRSQAQVTEALRQAVQGLLEEREQQKYQISALEASLRLLQGGPEQRVLLLEQLLEEMRRELQGLRSQVQEQARAQIQTGAQKCSATSGLHEELQNERQLLCEESQILREELKLLRDQLSQHQELLLKQITERRQAQACSWKMLDQLQSGQDGKGHTLEAVRTEVQDARQEHDLLRTSVHVLQSKLPRLPTFAMSLSSSSSEVRLLDSNSSWELLRKLGEDLQRHTLSNPEPSSFQLQAQSLEQEDLFFKGPKILLSDL
- the CCDC163 gene encoding transmembrane protein CCDC163 isoform X10, translating into MAPEFVGSKGTRRQGARPLPQAMSRSLSWSEQLDALLNATDRNVSRIKQRLYPLGVSTGAGDLAGTWISPHHLPTQSGIQAQKAWALEAPVFPERLNWAEAHSTSSLWDEVTILRSKLRSQAQVTEALRQAVQGLLEEREQQKYQISALEASLRLLQGGPEQRVLLLEQLLEEMRRELQGLRSQVQEQARAQIQTGAQKCSATSGLHEELQNERQLLCEESQILREELKLLRDQLSQHQELLLKQITERRQAQACSWKISRGIPFLTRSPAAFSSRPRALSKRTYSLRAPRYS
- the CCDC163 gene encoding transmembrane protein CCDC163 isoform X2, whose protein sequence is MWVNRLQNRTHWPVHLFLFSNGCIHLESLPGVNIVPQPFFPVLSTVPSKYQLFLFLKKHLKKKKKRKKRLFPPPPNGLCTRLFLFPSAGDLAGTWISPHHLPTQSGIQAQKAWALEAPVFPERLNWAEAHSTSSLWDEVTILRSKLRSQAQVTEALRQAVQGLLEEREQQKYQISALEASLRLLQGGPEQRVLLLEQLLEEMRRELQGLRSQVQEQARAQIQTGAQKCSATSGLHEELQNERQLLCEESQILREELKLLRDQLSQHQELLLKQITERRQAQACSWKMLDQLQSGQDGKGHTLEAVRTEVQDARQEHDLLRTSVHVLQSKLPRLPTFAMSLSSSSSEVRLLDSNSSWELLRKLDLQRHTLSNPEPSSFQLQAQSLEQEDLFFKGPKILLSDL
- the CCDC163 gene encoding transmembrane protein CCDC163 isoform X6, with the translated sequence MSRSLSWSEQLDALLNATDRNVSRIKQRLYPLGVSTGAGDLAGTWISPHHLPTQSGIQAQKAWALEAPVFPERLNWAEAHSTSSLWDEVTILRSKLRSQAQVTEALRQAVQGLLEEREQQKYQISALEASLRLLQGGPEQRVLLLEQLLEEMRRELQGLRSQVQEQARAQIQTGAQKCSATSGLHEELQNERQLLCEESQILREELKLLRDQLSQHQELLLKQITERRQAQACSWKMLDQLQSGQDGKGHTLEAVRTEVQDARQEHDLLRTSVHVLQSKLPRLPTFAMSLSSSSSEVRLLDSNSSWELLRKLGEDLQRHTLSNPEPSSFQLQAQSLEQEDLFFKGPKILLSDL
- the CCDC163 gene encoding transmembrane protein CCDC163 isoform X9 encodes the protein MWVNRLQNRTHWPVHLFLFSNGCIHLESLPGVNIVPQPFFPVLSTVPSKYQLFLFLKKHLKKKKKRKKRLFPPPPNGLCTRLFLFPSAGDLAGTWISPHHLPTQSGIQAQKAWALEAPVFPERLNWAEAHSTSSLWDEVTILRSKLRSQAQVTEALRQAVQGLLEEREQQKYQISALEASLRLLQGGPEQRVLLLEQLLEEMRRELQGLRSQVQEQARAQIQTGAQKCSATSGLHEELQNERQLLCEESQILREELKLLRDQLSQHQELLLKQITERRQAQACSWKISRGIPFLTRSPAAFSSRPRALSKRTYSLRAPRYS
- the CCDC163 gene encoding transmembrane protein CCDC163 isoform X5; the encoded protein is MAPEFVGSKGTRRQGARPLPQAMSRSLSWSEQLDALLNATDRNVSRIKQRLYPLGVSTGAGDLAGTWISPHHLPTQSGIQAQKAWALEAPVFPERLNWAEAHSTSSLWDEVTILRSKLRSQAQVTEALRQAVQGLLEEREQQKYQISALEASLRLLQGGPEQRVLLLEQLLEEMRRELQGLRSQVQEQARAQIQTGAQKCSATSGLHEELQNERQLLCEESQILREELKLLRDQLSQHQELLLKQITERRQAQACSWKMLDQLQSGQDGKGHTLEAVRTEVQDARQEHDLLRTSVHVLQSKLPRLPTFAMSLSSSSSEVRLLDSNSSWELLRKLDLQRHTLSNPEPSSFQLQAQSLEQEDLFFKGPKILLSDL
- the CCDC163 gene encoding transmembrane protein CCDC163 isoform X8, whose product is MWVNRLQNRTHWPVHLFLFSNGCIHLESLPGVNIVPQPFFPVLSTVPSKYQLFLFLKKHLKKKKKRKKRLFPPPPNGLCTRLFLFPSAGDLAGTWISPHHLPTQSGIQAQKAWALEAPVFPERLNWAEAHSTSSLWDEVTILRSKLRSQAQVTEALRQAVQGLLEEREQQKYQISALEASLRLLQGGPEQRVLLLEQLLEEMRRELQGLRSQVQEQARAQIQTGAQKCSATSGLHEELQNERQLLCEESQILREELKLLRDQLSQHQELLLKQITERRQAQACSWKMLDQLQSGQDGKGHTLEAVRTEVQDARQEHDLLRSPEAYPF
- the CCDC163 gene encoding transmembrane protein CCDC163 isoform X7, which codes for MSRSLSWSEQLDALLNATDRNVSRIKQRLYPLGVSTGGDLAGTWISPHHLPTQSGIQAQKAWALEAPVFPERLNWAEAHSTSSLWDEVTILRSKLRSQAQVTEALRQAVQGLLEEREQQKYQISALEASLRLLQGGPEQRVLLLEQLLEEMRRELQGLRSQVQEQARAQIQTGAQKCSATSGLHEELQNERQLLCEESQILREELKLLRDQLSQHQELLLKQITERRQAQACSWKMLDQLQSGQDGKGHTLEAVRTEVQDARQEHDLLRTSVHVLQSKLPRLPTFAMSLSSSSSEVRLLDSNSSWELLRKLDLQRHTLSNPEPSSFQLQAQSLEQEDLFFKGPKILLSDL
- the CCDC163 gene encoding transmembrane protein CCDC163 isoform X1, yielding MWVNRLQNRTHWPVHLFLFSNGCIHLESLPGVNIVPQPFFPVLSTVPSKYQLFLFLKKHLKKKKKRKKRLFPPPPNGLCTRLFLFPSAGDLAGTWISPHHLPTQSGIQAQKAWALEAPVFPERLNWAEAHSTSSLWDEVTILRSKLRSQAQVTEALRQAVQGLLEEREQQKYQISALEASLRLLQGGPEQRVLLLEQLLEEMRRELQGLRSQVQEQARAQIQTGAQKCSATSGLHEELQNERQLLCEESQILREELKLLRDQLSQHQELLLKQITERRQAQACSWKMLDQLQSGQDGKGHTLEAVRTEVQDARQEHDLLRTSVHVLQSKLPRLPTFAMSLSSSSSEVRLLDSNSSWELLRKLGEDLQRHTLSNPEPSSFQLQAQSLEQEDLFFKGPKILLSDL
- the CCDC163 gene encoding transmembrane protein CCDC163 isoform X3, producing MAPEFVGSKGTRRQGARPLPQAMSRSLSWSEQLDALLNATDRNVSRIKQRLYPLGVSTGAGDLAGTWISPHHLPTQSGIQAQKAWALEAPVFPERLNWAEAHSTSSLWDEVTILRSKLRSQAQVTEALRQAVQGLLEEREQQKYQISALEASLRLLQGGPEQRVLLLEQLLEEMRRELQGLRSQVQEQARAQIQTGAQKCSATSGLHEELQNERQLLCEESQILREELKLLRDQLSQHQELLLKQITERRQAQACSWKMLDQLQSGQDGKGHTLEAVRTEVQDARQEHDLLRTSVHVLQSKLPRLPTFAMSLSSSSSEVRLLDSNSSWELLRKLGEDLQRHTLSNPEPSSFQLQAQSLEQEDLFFKGPKILLSDL